One part of the Gammaproteobacteria bacterium genome encodes these proteins:
- the purE gene encoding 5-(carboxyamino)imidazole ribonucleotide mutase has translation MRSVSVLMGSEKDLPVMEKAAEVLERFGVPYDMLVMSAHKSLDRVLAHAGQARANGVGVIIAGAGKAAHLAGVVAARTTLPVVGVPLSASLDGLDALLATVQMPTGVPVATVGIDGAANGALLAVSILSLDDPALAKRLASYRETLASGSFKEIHVQ, from the coding sequence ATGAGAAGTGTTTCCGTGCTCATGGGGTCCGAGAAGGATCTACCGGTGATGGAGAAGGCCGCCGAAGTCCTTGAACGCTTCGGTGTGCCGTATGACATGCTGGTGATGTCCGCGCACAAGAGCCTCGATCGGGTGCTGGCACATGCCGGCCAGGCACGAGCCAACGGCGTCGGGGTGATCATCGCCGGGGCCGGCAAGGCCGCGCATCTCGCCGGGGTGGTGGCCGCGCGAACGACACTCCCGGTCGTCGGTGTACCGCTGAGCGCCTCTCTCGACGGGCTCGACGCGTTGTTGGCGACCGTACAGATGCCGACCGGAGTGCCGGTGGCGACGGTGGGCATCGATGGCGCAGCCAACGGCGCGCTCCTCGCGGTTTCCATCCTTTCGCTCGACGATCCAGCACTCGCGAAACGTCTCGCGTCGTACCGTGAAACCCTGGCTTCGGGGTCTTTCAAGGAGATTCACGTCCAATAG